The following are encoded together in the Variovorax sp. PBS-H4 genome:
- a CDS encoding catalase, translating into MPTSRKTPAGAAAGKTAAKSAARNTASGPARVQSAGDDALAAHAAESNAMAAAMPYNPNKMLDAGRENAVVPPEGTTTKPPSAQAGASTLSEANVSPKTGKGAAPGENRTAGSLDRVRVDSTGQVLTTNQGVPIADNQNSLKAGLRGPALLEDFILREKITNFDHERIPERIVHARGSGAHGHFEAYESLTDLTRAAPFQEKGKVTPVFVRFSTVAGERGSVDTARDVRGFAVKFYTDEGNWDLVGNNIPVFFIQDAMKFPDLVHSVKPEPHHAMPQAASAHDTFYDFISLSPESTHMMMWTMSDRAIPRSYRMMEGFGVHSFRMVNAAGESRFVKFHWKPKLGTHSLVWEEAAKIQGADADFHRRDLWEAIEAGEYPEWELGLQIFTEQEAANWSFDILDATKIVPEELVPVRIVGRLVLDRNPDNFFAETEQVAFCTAHVVPGIDFSNDPLLAGRIHSYKDTQILRLGGANFHEIPINSPVVPVHNNQRDGIKRQALHRGRVAYEPNSLAGGCPFQAGAKGFVSFPEPMQGDKLRGKPEKFAEHYQQATLFWNSQTEWEKAHIVGAFRFELSKCTVPAIRERMVSSLANVAPELAGRVAEGLGIAVPAPMPRAVEQPQASEVASSPALSLTARPGDGGIRTRKIALLAADGVDGASIEALQAALVEAGAIARIVAPRIGPVRTAEGGTLDADASLENTPPVLFDAVVLPDGAAGVELLARVGQTSEFVVNTYRHCKTLLVLGASKALTDKLGMPATLPTGEPDPGILFAGAGADMAADFIAAVARHRHPERDSDPPRF; encoded by the coding sequence ATGCCGACCTCCAGAAAAACCCCCGCCGGCGCCGCTGCCGGAAAGACTGCGGCCAAGTCCGCTGCGCGAAACACCGCCAGTGGCCCTGCGCGTGTGCAGAGCGCCGGCGACGATGCGCTCGCTGCCCACGCCGCAGAGTCGAACGCCATGGCTGCTGCCATGCCGTACAACCCGAACAAGATGCTCGATGCCGGGCGGGAAAACGCCGTGGTGCCGCCCGAAGGCACCACGACGAAGCCACCGTCCGCGCAGGCCGGCGCGAGCACATTGAGCGAGGCGAATGTCTCGCCCAAGACCGGCAAGGGCGCCGCGCCCGGCGAGAACCGCACCGCCGGCTCGCTCGACCGCGTGCGCGTCGATTCGACGGGGCAGGTGCTCACCACCAACCAGGGCGTGCCCATCGCCGACAACCAGAACTCGTTGAAGGCGGGGCTTCGCGGGCCGGCGCTGCTCGAAGACTTCATCCTGCGCGAGAAGATCACCAACTTCGACCACGAGCGCATCCCCGAGCGCATCGTGCACGCGCGCGGCTCGGGCGCCCATGGCCACTTCGAGGCCTACGAGTCGCTCACGGACCTCACGCGCGCCGCCCCGTTCCAGGAAAAGGGCAAGGTCACGCCGGTCTTCGTGCGCTTCTCGACCGTTGCCGGCGAGCGCGGCTCGGTCGACACCGCGCGTGACGTGCGCGGCTTTGCGGTGAAGTTCTATACCGACGAAGGTAACTGGGACCTGGTGGGCAACAACATCCCGGTCTTCTTCATCCAGGACGCGATGAAGTTCCCCGACCTCGTGCACTCCGTCAAGCCGGAGCCGCACCACGCCATGCCGCAGGCGGCCAGCGCACACGACACGTTCTACGACTTCATCTCGCTGTCGCCCGAGTCCACGCACATGATGATGTGGACCATGAGCGACCGCGCCATTCCGCGCAGCTATCGCATGATGGAAGGCTTCGGCGTGCACAGCTTCCGGATGGTGAATGCGGCGGGCGAGAGCCGCTTCGTCAAGTTCCACTGGAAGCCGAAGCTCGGCACGCACTCGCTGGTGTGGGAAGAGGCCGCCAAGATCCAGGGCGCCGATGCCGACTTCCACCGCCGCGACCTGTGGGAAGCCATCGAGGCCGGCGAGTACCCGGAGTGGGAGCTGGGCCTGCAGATCTTCACCGAGCAGGAGGCCGCCAACTGGAGCTTCGACATCCTCGACGCCACCAAGATCGTTCCGGAAGAACTGGTGCCGGTGCGCATCGTCGGGCGCCTGGTGCTCGACCGCAATCCCGACAACTTCTTCGCCGAAACCGAGCAGGTGGCTTTCTGCACCGCGCACGTGGTGCCGGGCATCGACTTCAGCAACGACCCGCTGCTGGCAGGCCGCATCCATTCCTACAAGGACACGCAGATCCTGCGCCTGGGCGGCGCCAACTTCCACGAGATCCCGATCAACTCGCCCGTCGTGCCGGTGCACAACAACCAGCGCGACGGCATCAAGCGCCAGGCCCTGCACCGCGGACGCGTGGCGTACGAGCCCAATTCGCTGGCCGGCGGCTGCCCGTTCCAGGCCGGGGCCAAGGGTTTCGTCTCGTTCCCGGAGCCGATGCAGGGCGACAAGCTGCGCGGCAAGCCGGAGAAGTTCGCCGAGCACTACCAGCAGGCCACGCTGTTCTGGAACAGCCAGACCGAGTGGGAAAAGGCGCACATCGTGGGCGCCTTCCGCTTCGAGCTGTCCAAGTGCACCGTGCCGGCGATCCGGGAGCGCATGGTCTCCAGCCTGGCCAACGTGGCACCGGAACTCGCCGGGCGCGTGGCGGAGGGCCTCGGCATCGCCGTGCCCGCGCCCATGCCGCGGGCCGTGGAACAGCCGCAGGCGTCCGAGGTCGCAAGCTCGCCTGCGCTGTCGCTCACGGCACGGCCCGGCGATGGCGGAATCCGCACGCGCAAGATCGCGCTGCTGGCGGCCGATGGCGTGGACGGCGCCTCGATCGAGGCGCTGCAGGCCGCCCTCGTCGAGGCGGGCGCGATCGCGCGCATCGTCGCGCCGCGCATCGGGCCGGTGCGCACGGCCGAGGGGGGTACGCTCGATGCCGATGCCTCGCTCGAGAACACGCCGCCCGTGCTGTTCGACGCCGTCGTGCTGCCTGATGGGGCAGCGGGTGTCGAGTTGCTGGCACGCGTCGGACAGACCAGCGAATTCGTGGTCAACACCTACCGCCACT
- a CDS encoding feruloyl-CoA synthase, translating into MKATGFLDDETQLAPPRTVRIDFDDGSFALRSPVALRPYARCIGEWLERWARETPAALALAERDESSEGWRKLDYRALRHAVGAVAQGLLDLGVPQDRPVVILSDNAIDHAVLMLAAMHIGRTACSLSSAYSRMAKDPSRLHGMLQALEPALIYASDAKVYGGVLAGCGVDAITVFSRNADAHPGARAFDELLATEETPAVMQAFDAILPDTHAKYLLTSGSTGRPKVVINTHRMLCANQQMIAQTWRFLDQEPPVLVDWLPWSHTFGANHNFNIVLSRGGALYIDEGRPAPGLIDKTVRNLREVRPTLLFNVPRGYDMLLPFLEADEALAAEVLSRLRLCFYAAAALAPSTWQRLEAVAKRARPAAPLWLTTSWGATETSPAVTSAHWKLDGAGCIGAPLPGLELKFVPSGDKLEMRVKGVSVFPGYRNAPRETAQAFDEEGYYRIGDAGYLVDAQRPECGVMFNGRVAEDFKLSSGTWVSVGTLRVELVSRLAPLVQDVVITGHDRDAVGMLVFPSAQAAQRPREELMAALRRTMIALRDEGAGSSRCPVRALVLESPPDIDAGEITDKGYVNQRAVLVRRAVEVERVYGDAQDGEVVRID; encoded by the coding sequence ATGAAAGCCACCGGCTTCCTCGACGACGAGACCCAGCTCGCCCCGCCCCGCACGGTCCGCATCGACTTCGACGACGGTTCCTTTGCGCTGCGCTCGCCCGTGGCGCTGCGGCCGTACGCCCGCTGCATCGGCGAATGGCTGGAGCGCTGGGCGCGCGAGACGCCCGCCGCACTTGCGCTGGCCGAGCGCGACGAGAGCAGCGAAGGCTGGCGCAAGCTGGACTACCGCGCGCTGCGCCATGCCGTCGGCGCGGTAGCGCAAGGCCTGCTCGACCTGGGCGTGCCGCAGGATCGGCCGGTGGTGATCCTCTCGGACAACGCGATCGATCATGCGGTGCTGATGCTGGCCGCCATGCACATCGGCCGCACGGCCTGCTCGCTCTCCAGCGCCTACTCGCGCATGGCCAAGGACCCGTCGCGGCTGCACGGCATGCTGCAGGCGCTGGAGCCCGCGCTGATCTATGCCTCGGACGCGAAGGTTTACGGCGGCGTGCTGGCCGGCTGCGGCGTCGACGCCATCACCGTCTTCAGCCGCAACGCCGACGCGCATCCCGGCGCGCGCGCTTTCGACGAACTGCTGGCCACCGAAGAAACGCCGGCCGTGATGCAGGCCTTCGACGCCATCCTGCCCGACACCCACGCCAAGTATTTGCTGACCTCGGGCTCCACCGGCCGGCCCAAGGTGGTGATCAACACGCACCGCATGCTGTGCGCCAACCAGCAGATGATCGCGCAGACCTGGCGCTTCCTGGACCAGGAGCCGCCCGTGCTGGTGGACTGGCTGCCGTGGAGCCACACCTTCGGCGCGAACCACAACTTCAACATCGTGCTCAGCCGTGGAGGCGCGCTCTACATCGACGAAGGCCGGCCGGCGCCGGGCCTGATCGACAAGACGGTGCGCAACCTGCGCGAGGTGCGGCCCACCTTGCTGTTCAACGTGCCGCGCGGCTACGACATGCTGCTGCCCTTCCTCGAGGCCGACGAGGCGCTCGCGGCCGAGGTGCTGTCGCGCCTGCGGCTGTGCTTCTATGCCGCCGCGGCGCTCGCGCCCTCGACCTGGCAGCGGCTCGAGGCGGTGGCCAAGCGCGCGCGGCCGGCTGCGCCGCTGTGGCTCACGACCTCGTGGGGCGCGACCGAGACCTCGCCGGCCGTCACCTCGGCCCATTGGAAGCTCGACGGTGCCGGCTGCATCGGCGCGCCGCTGCCGGGGCTAGAGCTGAAGTTCGTGCCCAGCGGCGACAAGCTGGAGATGCGCGTCAAGGGCGTCTCCGTCTTTCCCGGCTACCGCAACGCGCCGCGCGAGACCGCGCAGGCCTTCGACGAAGAGGGCTACTACCGCATCGGCGACGCGGGCTATCTGGTCGATGCGCAGCGGCCGGAGTGCGGCGTGATGTTCAACGGCCGCGTGGCCGAGGACTTCAAGCTCTCAAGTGGCACCTGGGTGTCGGTGGGCACGCTGCGCGTGGAACTGGTGTCGCGGCTGGCGCCGCTGGTGCAGGACGTGGTGATCACCGGGCATGACCGCGATGCCGTCGGCATGCTGGTGTTCCCGAGCGCGCAAGCTGCACAGCGGCCACGCGAGGAACTGATGGCCGCATTGCGGCGCACGATGATCGCCCTGCGCGACGAGGGCGCGGGCTCCTCGCGATGCCCGGTGCGCGCGCTGGTGCTGGAATCGCCACCGGATATCGATGCGGGGGAGATCACCGACAAGGGGTATGTCAATCAGCGCGCGGTGCTGGTGCGGCGCGCGGTGGAGGTGGAGCGGGTGTATGGGGATGCGCAGGATGGGGAGGTCGTGCGAATCGATTGA
- a CDS encoding 3-keto-5-aminohexanoate cleavage protein gives MSKRKVIVTIAPTGGMAHKSQNPHLPTQPAEIAADVVRCWKAGASVAAIHARRPDDGATCDAAVYREINQRIRDAGCDIVINNSTGGGVHGDMVKPLPGGRWEIAFEERVKGMDAGAEMCTLDATTLNLSFEGREILMDTPLGKGRELAAGMKARGIKPEWEVFSPTHILQDTTTLINEGLDEAPYFINLVMNVHRNFQNAMPFSPRHLQMMVDTLPKGAIFGVSGIGPSQLEANISALLLGGHARVGLEDNLYYRHGELATNLQLTERIVRVLHEMDLEPATPAEARDMMGLPRMGLPKPEFAP, from the coding sequence ATGTCCAAGCGCAAGGTGATCGTGACCATCGCCCCCACGGGCGGCATGGCGCACAAATCGCAGAACCCCCATCTTCCCACCCAGCCGGCCGAGATCGCCGCCGACGTGGTGCGCTGCTGGAAGGCCGGCGCCAGCGTGGCCGCGATCCACGCGCGGCGGCCGGACGACGGCGCGACCTGCGACGCGGCGGTGTACCGCGAGATCAACCAGCGCATCCGCGATGCCGGCTGCGACATCGTGATCAACAACTCCACCGGCGGCGGCGTGCATGGCGACATGGTCAAGCCGCTGCCGGGCGGGCGCTGGGAGATCGCCTTCGAGGAGCGCGTGAAGGGCATGGATGCGGGCGCCGAGATGTGCACGCTGGACGCGACCACGCTCAACCTGAGCTTCGAGGGCCGCGAGATCCTGATGGACACGCCGCTCGGCAAGGGCCGCGAACTCGCCGCCGGCATGAAGGCACGCGGCATCAAGCCCGAGTGGGAGGTGTTCAGCCCCACCCACATCCTGCAGGACACGACCACGCTGATCAACGAAGGGCTCGACGAGGCGCCCTACTTCATCAACCTGGTGATGAACGTGCACCGCAACTTCCAGAACGCGATGCCCTTCTCGCCGCGCCACCTGCAGATGATGGTCGACACGCTGCCCAAGGGCGCGATCTTCGGCGTCAGCGGCATCGGGCCCTCGCAGCTGGAGGCCAACATCAGTGCCCTGCTGCTGGGCGGCCATGCGCGCGTGGGGCTGGAGGACAACCTCTACTACCGGCATGGCGAGCTCGCCACCAACCTGCAGCTGACCGAGCGGATCGTGCGCGTCCTGCACGAGATGGACCTGGAACCCGCCACGCCGGCCGAGGCGCGCGACATGATGGGCCTGCCGCGCATGGGTCTGCCCAAGCCCGAGTTCGCGCCGTGA
- a CDS encoding Crp/Fnr family transcriptional regulator: MHNKPSRRQGASLSIPDLLQRSGWFPLLDAAAQARVLDEMRELPVAAGSALCRRGDTPLHWYGTLEGLLKWSVTADDGRTVTLGGLSVGSWFGEGTLLRALPRSADIVALRDSRVARLPVETFEWLHQTQLSFNHFLLRQLNERLHWFMGNYAAHRLLDADSQVARALAGLFHPWLHPGSDVHLQTSQEEIANLSGLSRQRCNAALSRLREAGLLHIEYGGITVVDLEGLRRYVE; encoded by the coding sequence ATGCACAACAAGCCGAGCCGCAGACAGGGCGCCTCTCTTTCCATCCCCGACCTGCTGCAGCGCTCGGGCTGGTTCCCGCTGCTCGACGCCGCGGCCCAGGCGCGAGTGCTGGACGAAATGCGCGAGCTGCCTGTGGCCGCCGGCAGCGCGCTGTGCCGGCGCGGCGACACGCCGCTGCACTGGTATGGCACGCTCGAAGGGCTGCTCAAGTGGTCCGTCACCGCCGACGACGGGCGCACCGTCACACTGGGCGGCCTCTCGGTCGGCAGCTGGTTCGGCGAGGGCACGCTGCTGCGCGCGCTGCCGCGCTCGGCCGATATCGTCGCGCTGCGCGACAGCCGCGTGGCGCGCCTTCCGGTAGAGACCTTCGAGTGGCTGCACCAGACGCAGCTGAGCTTCAACCACTTCCTGCTGCGCCAACTCAACGAGCGGCTGCACTGGTTCATGGGCAACTACGCGGCGCACCGGCTGCTCGACGCCGACAGCCAGGTGGCGCGGGCACTGGCGGGGCTGTTCCACCCCTGGCTGCACCCAGGCAGCGACGTGCACCTGCAGACCTCGCAGGAGGAAATCGCCAACCTCTCGGGCCTGTCGCGCCAGCGCTGCAACGCAGCGCTCAGCCGGCTGCGCGAGGCGGGGCTGCTGCACATCGAGTACGGCGGCATCACCGTGGTCGACCTCGAAGGCTTGCGGCGCTACGTCGAGTAG
- a CDS encoding 3-hydroxyacyl-CoA dehydrogenase NAD-binding domain-containing protein — MSGVAIARVAVVGTGVIGASWAAWFLAQGLDVDATDPSPGAEARLREAVAQHWPTLERSGLAEGASTARLRFHASLEDAVREADFVQENGPERMDFKIELFRRMDAVAPPHAILASSSSGLTVSGIQSGCAHPERVVLGHPFNPPHLIPLVEVIGGERTSADVVERTMAFYAGIGKRPIHVKREVKGHIANRLQAALWREAFHLVEQGVASVADIDAAISQGPGLRWAVMGPFMNLHLSGGAGGIAHVLAHLGGPIEDWWHDLGSPSMTPELRQRVAEGVAAELGERRTSELERTRDTLLLDLIRAKAAAGTLE; from the coding sequence GTGAGCGGGGTCGCCATTGCACGCGTCGCGGTGGTCGGCACCGGCGTGATCGGCGCCAGCTGGGCCGCCTGGTTCCTCGCGCAGGGGCTGGATGTCGATGCCACCGACCCTTCGCCGGGCGCCGAGGCGCGGCTGCGCGAGGCCGTGGCGCAGCACTGGCCCACGCTCGAGCGCTCCGGGCTGGCCGAGGGCGCCTCCACCGCGCGGCTGCGCTTCCATGCGTCGCTGGAAGACGCGGTGCGCGAAGCCGACTTCGTGCAGGAAAACGGCCCCGAGCGCATGGACTTCAAGATCGAGTTGTTCCGGCGCATGGACGCCGTGGCGCCGCCGCACGCCATCCTGGCTTCCAGCTCGTCGGGGCTGACGGTCAGCGGCATTCAGTCAGGCTGCGCGCACCCGGAGCGCGTGGTGCTGGGGCACCCGTTCAATCCGCCGCACCTGATCCCGCTGGTGGAAGTGATCGGCGGCGAGCGCACCTCGGCCGATGTCGTGGAGCGCACGATGGCCTTCTATGCCGGCATCGGCAAGCGGCCGATCCACGTGAAGCGCGAGGTCAAGGGCCACATCGCCAACCGGCTGCAGGCGGCGCTCTGGCGCGAGGCTTTCCACCTGGTCGAGCAGGGCGTGGCGTCGGTGGCCGACATCGACGCCGCGATCTCTCAGGGGCCCGGGCTGCGCTGGGCCGTGATGGGGCCTTTCATGAACCTGCACCTCTCGGGTGGCGCCGGCGGCATCGCGCATGTGCTGGCGCACCTCGGCGGGCCGATCGAGGACTGGTGGCACGACCTCGGTTCGCCGTCCATGACGCCGGAACTCAGGCAGCGGGTCGCCGAAGGCGTTGCCGCGGAACTCGGCGAGCGCCGGACCAGCGAGCTCGAACGCACGCGCGACACCTTGCTGCTGGACCTGATTCGCGCCAAGGCGGCCGCCGGCACACTGGAATAA